The nucleotide window GTGCAATACTGACGTCGATGCCGTTGATATTGAGAACCTGCCGGGACTGAATAAGCGCATGCAGGAGCTCAACCTGATCCGCTGTCATCTCTTGCACGAGATTTTCAGCAACGATGCCAAGCTCGGCACCATGGCGAAGGAGAAAAGCGGCGGCAAGATAATCGCGCTCGGTCGTCGAGGTAAACTGCAGGCTGCCGGTATCTTCATAAAGACCGAGCATCATGGCGGTCGCTTCACCCGGTGTCGGGACGATCCCCTGTTCCTGAAAGAGTTCAGAGAAGATCGTCACCGTCGCCCCGACCGGGGCGATCCGGGCGAGTACCGGGCTGAGTTCAGTCTCCTTGCCGGGGTGGTGATCAAAAATATGCAACTCTACCCCTCTCCGGCGAGCAACTTCGGCAAAGGGACCGATGCGCTCCAGTTGGCTAACATCGACGAGGATCAGGCGATCAATGGCCGCCAGATCGACCTCACGGATCTTGCTGAAGAGTGCGGCGCAATCGTCGTGCTGCGCAAGGTAAGCGCTGACTCCCTTCTCCTGTGCGCCGGGAAAGACCAGCAGCGCTTGGGGATAAAGGCGGCGTGCCGCGACCATCGCCCCGAGACAATCGAAATCCGCATTGACATGGGTCGTAATCAGATCCATTCACGCCGCCTTTTCATGATGGAGAAGAAAGATCTTGGTCGCAATACCAGCGCCGCCGGAATAACCGGTCAGGGCGCCGTTGGCGGCGATCACCCGATGACAGGGGAGGATGATCGGCAAGGGATTGCGGGCCATGATCCCGCCGACGGCTCTTGCGGCAGCGGGCTGACCGGCACGACGGGCAAGTTCTCCGTAAGTGATTGTTTCCCCATAAGGGACATCGCGCAAAATCGTATAGACCTGCGCCGTAAAACCCTGCCAGCGGGAAAAATCGATTGGGACCGTAAAGGTTTGCAAACTGCCGGAAAAATATTGCCTTAACTCTTGCCGCGCCAGCAGGAGGTGCGGATTGTCCGGTTCCTGATCAATGATCTCACCTTCATCCCACACAAGAGAATAAAGCCCCTGAGCGCCGGCTACCAGCCGTATCATTCCGATCGGAGTATCAAGGGCGCAGCATGGAGACATAAGTTTTCTTTCTGAAGAAAAATATATTTTCTTGACAACAAAAAAAGAAGGATTATTATTGATTAATTCATTGTATTGACAACGTAACTTACTGTTTAAATGATAAAATTCAAGATTAATTCAATTATTTTAACTTGACAGCGATCCATTCTAATGCTATATGCATACACAACATTGACGACATGTCTACTATTCGGAGGTAACGACCTTGGCTAATCACAAATCATCAGAAAAACGGATTCGGCAGACCGCCGTACGGACCGCCCGTAACACTCATATCCGTTCCACCATGCGGACCTATGTCAAACAAGTTCGTGAAGCTGTCGCTGAAGGGAACATTGACGGGGCAAAACTTGCTCTGGCAAAAGCGGTCCCCTGTATCGACAAAGCCGCGACTAAAGGGGTGATTCACAGCGCCACTGCCAGTCGCAAGATTTCACGCCTGAGCAAACTGGTCAACGATTTGACCTGATCGACAAATTATGCGTGTTGTTCCAGGGTCATTCGCAAGAATGGCCCTTTTTTTTATTCGCTGCACAGGGACAGAACCAGGCCTTCGAGCATTGCCGCCGGGTGGGCGCCCGCCGATTTAAGAGCGAGGTCGGTCGCCAGCAGACGCTCAAAGGCCTGTCGCATCTGCTCGCCAGTGAAATTACGCGACTGACGGATCAAACCATCAAGAAAATAAGGATTCACCCCCGCGACCTTGGCGATTTCGCCCTTGGAACGCTTCTGTGCCACCATCTCCCCGACTTTACATAAATTGCGCATATGCCGCGTCACCATATTAAGAACCAGGAGAGCGGCAAGTCCTTCGTCGAGGATGCGCCCTACCAGCGCCACCGCCTGGGCTGTCTGCCGCTCACCAATGGCATCATTCAGCGCAAAGACCGTCTCCTGCCGACTCCCCGTCACCACCGCTTCAACATCGGCGACATCGGCGAGTTTTTTCTCACCGAGGTAGAGAGCCAACTTGATCAGTTCAGTCTCGACTTCCTGAAGATTGGCACCGACACGACGACAAAAAAGGGTAAGGCCGGCATCGGTCAAAGTCAGATGATTTTGCCTGGCCAGATCACGAATTGCTGCCGGCAGCTGGTTGTCATACAACTTCTTAAACTCAACCAACTCGCCATGCTTCTTGAAATCGATGAAGAATTTTCTCCGGGCATCGATCTTTTCGCCGACAAAGATCAAGAGGGTCTCAGGCAAGGGATGTTGCAGATAGCTCTGCACACCTTCAAGCTCGGCGGCAACAATCTGGTGGGCGCCTTTGACAATCACAACCCGGCGCGCAAAGAAGACCGGATAAGTACGAACCGTATCAAGGAGTTTGGCGGCAGAAAATTCTTTGGGGTGGAAGATGGTGAGATTAAAATCCCGTGCGTCCAAAGGGATCGCTTTGTCGAGAAGGTGATGGAGGGTGCGTTCAAGGAGGAACTGCTCCTCCCCGTAAAGGAAGAGAAGCGGAGGGAAGTGCCCGTTCGCAATAACCCGCTCAAGCTCGGCGACAGTCATGCTCTTTACTTGCCTCCGCTCCAGAAGAGCGCATCTGTTACCTGAATATAAAGATCATTCGCCAATCGCTCGGCACTCTGCTGCAAGACCAGATCGGGATCGTTGCCGGTATAATCCTGGCTCGTCGCTAATGTCCCGCGCCAGACCATTTCGCGCGCGGCGCCAGGATGGCGCAGGGTCGAGCGTACGGCCAGATCCGCTTTGTAAGCACTGATGGTGTCAGCCTGACTGTAGGCAATCGGCGCGGTGTCATAAAGGGTGATCGCTCCACCGAGGACGAGATCGGCCTGAGCAGGATTTTCGACGATGGAGAAGAGGGGACTGCGGGCAAAACGTTCAATGATCTGCACGGTCAGGACATCGTTGGTAAAAGCGCGGTGCGTATCGTTGGCAAAGAGCTCGATATAAAGACGCGGACGTTCGGTCGCCGCAGATTGCCGGCCTTCGAGGTGATAGCCGCAAGCGCCGCAAACAAGGAGGAGCAGAATCGGGACCAGCAACTTGATCAGCAAACCCTGTCGCATCCGCTTAACCGATAACGATATTAACGAGGCGGTTCGGTACGACGATGACATTACGGATGGTTTGTCCGGCCAGCGCCCGTGCCACGTTGGCTTCAGCCAAAGCCTGCACCTTGACTTCGTCATCACCAAGATCAGCGGTCACGGTAATCCTGCCGCGCATCTTGCCGTTGACCTGCACAACAATGACCTTTTCGTCGTCGATGATCGCCTCGGCATCCCACACCGGCCAACCCGCCGCCTCCAGGCCCCCGGTATGGCCGAGATGACTCCACAACTCTTCGGTGACATGCGGCACAAAGGGAGCAAGCAGACGCACAACAGATTCCACCGCCTCACGCATGACCGCCGGGTGAGTGGTCTTGCCTTCAAAGGCGCTGATGCCATTGACCAGCTCCATGATGGCAGCGATAGCGGTATTGAAATGGAAGCGGCCGTCGATATCCTCGGTGACCTTGCGGATCGTCCGATGGGTCAGACGCCGCAGGTTGCGGGCGAGCCCGTCCTGTTCAAAACCGTCAGCGACTAGATGACGATGTTCAAAGACCAAACGCCAGACCCGGTTGAGAAAACGATAACAGCCGTCAACACTTTGATCATTCCACTCCAGATGCTTCTCCGGGGGGGCAGCAAAGAGGGAGAAGAGCCGGGCGGTATCGGCCCCGTACTGGGCAATCAGTTTATCCGGATCGACAACATTCTTCTTCGACTTGCTCATCTTTTCAGTGCGCCCTGCCAAAGCAGGAATTCCACACTTCGAACATTGTCCGTCGACGACCTCTTCCGGATAAAGCCAGCCATGGGTGGAGCAGGATTGTGTCTCCTTGCAGACCATCCCCTGCGTCAAAAGATTGGTGAAAGGTTCATCCGCCGCCAGAAAGCCGAGATCGCGCATGACCTTGCAGAAGAAACGGGCATAAAGAAGGTGCATGACCGCATGCTCGACGCCGCCGATATATTGATCGACCGGCATCCAGTAATCGACTTGCGCCTTATCGACCGGCGCATCCGTCGCCTGCGGAGAACAGTAGCGGGCAAAGTACCAGGAGCTCTCGACAAAGGTGTCGAAGGTATCGGTATCGCGCCGCGCTGCCCTGCCGCACCTGGGGCAGGCAACCTCGACAAATTTCGCTGACTTGGCCAGGGGGCTGCCGCCTTCGCCGGTAAAGGGGACATCGGTCGGCAGGATGACCGGGAGTTCCGACTCCGGAACCGGGACCATGCCGCAATCATCGCAGTAGATGATCGGGATCGGTGTTCCCCAGTAACGCTGGCGGGAAACCCCCCAGTCGCGCAGCCGATAATTGACCGTCTTCTTACCGATTTTGCGACGCTCCAGGGCATCAGCAATCGCTTCTTTCGCCGCATCATTGGCCAGGCCGTCAAAGTCACCGGAATTGACCAGATGGCCGGGACCGGTCCACGCCTCGGTCATTGTCTCCGGGTTAAGCAGCACCCCTTGTGGTTCAATGACCACTACCATCGGCAGATCAAACTTGCGGGCGAATTCAAAATCGCGTTGATCATG belongs to Deltaproteobacteria bacterium HGW-Deltaproteobacteria-4 and includes:
- a CDS encoding 30S ribosomal protein S20, whose translation is MANHKSSEKRIRQTAVRTARNTHIRSTMRTYVKQVREAVAEGNIDGAKLALAKAVPCIDKAATKGVIHSATASRKISRLSKLVNDLT
- the holA gene encoding DNA polymerase III subunit delta, which gives rise to MTVAELERVIANGHFPPLLFLYGEEQFLLERTLHHLLDKAIPLDARDFNLTIFHPKEFSAAKLLDTVRTYPVFFARRVVIVKGAHQIVAAELEGVQSYLQHPLPETLLIFVGEKIDARRKFFIDFKKHGELVEFKKLYDNQLPAAIRDLARQNHLTLTDAGLTLFCRRVGANLQEVETELIKLALYLGEKKLADVADVEAVVTGSRQETVFALNDAIGERQTAQAVALVGRILDEGLAALLVLNMVTRHMRNLCKVGEMVAQKRSKGEIAKVAGVNPYFLDGLIRQSRNFTGEQMRQAFERLLATDLALKSAGAHPAAMLEGLVLSLCSE
- a CDS encoding leucine--tRNA ligase — protein: MQERYTPADIEKKWQQFWDEQSTFVADMSSSLPKFYLLEMFPYPSGRIHMGHVRNYSIGDVVARFKRLRGFNVLHPMGWDAFGMPAENAAIQNNIHPAKWTFENIANMRTQLKSMGFSYDWSRELATCDPDYYRWEQLIFLQMFEKGLAYKKSSFVNWCPSCQTVLANEQVEDDGCWRCDSKVEQKELEQWFFRITAYAEELLEATNHLPGWPETVLTMQRNWIGRSTGCEIDFPVAGQSQSIRVFTTRQDTLFGATFMSLAPEHPLALELTVPERLAEVESFIAKVKAQDKIKRSSDDFEKEGVFTGSYCINPVTAHKMPIYLGNFVLMDYGTGAVMAVPTHDQRDFEFARKFDLPMVVVIEPQGVLLNPETMTEAWTGPGHLVNSGDFDGLANDAAKEAIADALERRKIGKKTVNYRLRDWGVSRQRYWGTPIPIIYCDDCGMVPVPESELPVILPTDVPFTGEGGSPLAKSAKFVEVACPRCGRAARRDTDTFDTFVESSWYFARYCSPQATDAPVDKAQVDYWMPVDQYIGGVEHAVMHLLYARFFCKVMRDLGFLAADEPFTNLLTQGMVCKETQSCSTHGWLYPEEVVDGQCSKCGIPALAGRTEKMSKSKKNVVDPDKLIAQYGADTARLFSLFAAPPEKHLEWNDQSVDGCYRFLNRVWRLVFEHRHLVADGFEQDGLARNLRRLTHRTIRKVTEDIDGRFHFNTAIAAIMELVNGISAFEGKTTHPAVMREAVESVVRLLAPFVPHVTEELWSHLGHTGGLEAAGWPVWDAEAIIDDEKVIVVQVNGKMRGRITVTADLGDDEVKVQALAEANVARALAGQTIRNVIVVPNRLVNIVIG